AGCGTGGCCACGAGCTTCTCAGCCTGCTCCACTCCCTGTGCGGTGAGCGCGGGCCCGGGAACGGTGCAGTGCAAGCTTCCGACGGCGTTGGCTTCGCTCTGTGCGTGCCGGACGATGATCAGCCTACGCAACGCCGGAATCACACCTCACCGGCGCGGACGCGTTCCAGCCACGCCGCAGCGTCGGCGAAGTCGTCGTCCGACGGCTCCGCGCGTCCGTCACCCTCGTGGTCGGCGCCGGCTCTGGGGTAGGACCCGAGGAAACGCACGTCCGCGCAGACTCGCCGCAGGCCCATCAGCGCCTCGCCGACCCGGGCGTCCTCGATGTGGCCGTCGCAGTCGAGGAAGAAGCAATATCTGCCCATCCGCTCCTTCGTCGGACGCGACTCGATCCGGGTCAGGTTGATCCCGCGCACGGCGAACTCGGTCAGCACCTCCAGGAGAGCTCCGGTGCGGTCGTGCGCGATGAAAGCGACCAGCGATGTCACGTCAGCGCCGGTGGGCGCCGGCGGACGACCCGGGCGAGTGACCAGGACGAAGCGGGTAACGGCCGACGCGTTGTCCGCGACGTTGACGGCCAGCTCAGCCAGCTGGTGACGCTGCCCGGCCACCGGCGCGCAGACCGCACCGTCCCAGTCACCCCGGAGGACACCTTCGGCGGCGTCCGCGGTCGACGGCGAAGCAACGAGCTCGGCGCCCGGGACGTTCTCCCGCAACCACCCCTGGCACTGAGCGAGCCCGTGGGGGTGGGACGCGACGGTCTTCAGCGACCCGATGTCGGCACCGGGAGCGGCGTACAGGTTGAAGGTGACCGGAAGCAGGACCTCGCGGTTGATCATCAGCAGATCCCCGCGGACCAGCCCGTCGAGGGTGGGGGGCACCGCGCCCTCGACCGAGTTCTCCAGCGGAACCAGAGCGGCATCCGCTCTCCCGTCCCGCACCGCCCCGAGCGCCTCGGGCACCGTCACCATCGGAAGAAGCTCAGCGTCGGCTGCGCCGGGGACCAGACGCAACGCTTGCTCGGCGAACGTGCCGGCGGGTCCCAGGTACGCGTAACGAGTGAGCACACCAGACATGCCCGGAGCCTATCCGGCCGGGCGCGCCGTCCGAGACGACATTTCCGGCTTGCCGGGCCGGGTCAGCCCAGGCGGGTCAGACCCGGTGGAAGAACGTCAGCGAGCCCAGTACCGCCCCACCGACGCGGAGCGGCGTCGCGATCGCGTCGAGCGTCCACGTGTTCGCGCCGGACCGGATCCGCATGAGACCCCGGGCCAGCGCACCGGTCGACAAGGCGAAGAGCGGGGGGATGCGCTCCACCTCGTCGGGGCGGAGGCGCATCCGCGCGGCACTGAAGTCGATGAGGTCGATGACGTCCTCGAGTAGTCCGCGCCCGACGAGACCGTCGCGACG
Above is a genomic segment from Cryptosporangium minutisporangium containing:
- the pheA gene encoding prephenate dehydratase; this translates as MSGVLTRYAYLGPAGTFAEQALRLVPGAADAELLPMVTVPEALGAVRDGRADAALVPLENSVEGAVPPTLDGLVRGDLLMINREVLLPVTFNLYAAPGADIGSLKTVASHPHGLAQCQGWLRENVPGAELVASPSTADAAEGVLRGDWDGAVCAPVAGQRHQLAELAVNVADNASAVTRFVLVTRPGRPPAPTGADVTSLVAFIAHDRTGALLEVLTEFAVRGINLTRIESRPTKERMGRYCFFLDCDGHIEDARVGEALMGLRRVCADVRFLGSYPRAGADHEGDGRAEPSDDDFADAAAWLERVRAGEV